A single genomic interval of Oryza sativa Japonica Group chromosome 7, ASM3414082v1 harbors:
- the LOC136357473 gene encoding protein RADIALIS-like 3, producing MSSAGSRSSSRNSNMASEWSKEENKLFEQAIAYYGEGAPDLWHKVSRAMGGTKTADEVRLHFEILVDDIKLIEARRVPFPKYNTQGAWN from the coding sequence ATGTCTTCTGCTGGGTCACGTAGCTCGTCCCGCAACAGCAACATGGCGTCAGAGTGGAGCAAAGAGGAGAACAAGCTGTTCGAGCAGGCCATTGCCTACTACGGCGAGGGCGCGCCTGATCTCTGGCACAAGGTGTCCCGCGCCATGGGGGGCACCAAGACAGCCGACGAGGTGCGCCTCCACTTCGAGATCCTCGTGGACGATATCAAGCTGATTGAGGCAAGGCGAGTCCCGTTCCCCAAGTACAATACACAGGGAGCATGGAACTGA
- the LOC107278336 gene encoding L-type lectin-domain containing receptor kinase IX.1 gives MEIGRGGYGIVYKGRMRCLEGQPEVAKHNITFFLVYELVRNGNLDDHLYGKKGTLQWPKRDIKPSNILLDEGLNAKLADFGLARITENAKGKLLIVAMGSIDQYIAPEYKIHGELELISSTDVYSFGLVLLEIACTRKDREQIWNDMYMNHAGVAAVADPNKLKGEFDKRQMERVIILGHWCSMKDPIKRPTMSDAMDVLQQYDYRNLPDFNSLR, from the exons ATGGAAATAGGGAGAGGTGGATATGGGATAGTCTACAAGGGAAGAATGAGGTGCTTAGAGGGGCAACCAGAAGTGGCC AAGCACAACATCACATTCTTCCTTGTCTACGAATTGGTACGTAATGGCAATCTCGACGACCACCTATATGGAAAGAAGGGCACACTACAGTGGCCAAAGAG AGACATCAAACCAAGTAACATACTCCTGGACGAAGGTTTGAACGCCAAGCTTGCCGACTTCGGGCTGGCGAGGATCACGGAAAACGCCAAGGGCAAACTGCTGATAGTGGCCATGGGGTCAATTGATCAGTACATAGCTCCAGAGTACAAGATACACGGCGAGCTTGAATTAATATCCAGCACCGACGTCTACAGCTTCGGACTCGTCCTCCTAGAGATCGCTTGTACCAGGAAAGACAGGGAGCAGATCTGGAACGATATGTACATGAACCACGCCGGCGTGGCTGCCGTCGCCGATCCCAACAAGCTGAAGGGCGAGTTCGACAAGAGGCAGATGGAGCGTGTGATCATCCTGGGGCACTGGTGCTCTATGAAAGACCCAATAAAGCGGCCTACCATGAGTGATGCTATGGATGTCCTGCAGCAGTACGACTACAGGAATCTGCCAGATTTCAACTCGCTCAGATGA